A single genomic interval of Variovorax sp. PMC12 harbors:
- a CDS encoding methyl-accepting chemotaxis protein: protein MGAAPRTVPAPPRNLDPTAMTLFRNLRISAKLALAFLSIVLLMIVMAVISIHRLDRLNDQTNFMVTARMASVRDAGQMSEIANRVRLLEFRLATMPAAEAAAVRQSIAETSKAYEDIDKAYPASIGDATEQAIYDRVKARYPAWTASHAKVERLVQEERRAEAVELLNGEARETFLALKEPLTQLVKHNEDRAKAEAEESNQTFTTGFFLIASGTGVAILLAVLLSWSVARGIVIPLKEAVGLAEAVARGDLTRSLSASSKDEVGDLLRALAAMRDNLIKTLTGMRESSDSVATASAQIASGNVDLSSRTEQTAGSLQQTAASMEELTTTVKTASEAAQHANQLAQAASQVAVHGGEVISEVVETMRDIHGSSQKIAAIIGTIDGIAFQTNILALNAAVEAARAGEQGRGFAVVASEVRNLAQRSAVAAKEIKTLIEASVDKVGSGTQLVNDAGATMGKIVESIQRVSHTVSEISAGAVEQAAGIDQINSVVTQLDQMTQENSALVEESAAAAESLKSQAVRLSSLVEFFQLGTGWRAERAETELSSRTAHGGERRAKEKSATAPARAQRISNGASAVPVLGNTKGGQRENDREWVTF, encoded by the coding sequence ATGGGCGCGGCGCCACGCACGGTACCGGCCCCGCCCCGCAACCTGGACCCAACCGCCATGACGCTTTTCAGAAATCTCAGAATCTCCGCCAAGCTGGCACTTGCCTTTCTCAGCATCGTGTTGCTGATGATCGTGATGGCCGTGATTTCGATCCACCGCCTCGATCGCCTCAACGATCAGACCAACTTCATGGTGACGGCGCGCATGGCGAGCGTTCGCGATGCGGGCCAGATGAGCGAGATCGCGAACCGGGTGCGCCTGCTCGAATTCCGCCTGGCGACGATGCCGGCGGCCGAAGCCGCGGCCGTCCGACAGTCCATCGCCGAGACCTCCAAGGCCTACGAAGACATCGACAAGGCCTATCCGGCGTCGATCGGCGATGCGACCGAGCAGGCCATCTACGACCGGGTGAAGGCCCGGTATCCGGCATGGACCGCGTCGCACGCCAAGGTGGAACGGCTGGTCCAGGAAGAGCGGCGGGCCGAAGCCGTCGAGCTGCTCAATGGCGAGGCGCGGGAGACCTTCCTGGCCTTGAAGGAGCCGCTGACTCAGCTGGTCAAGCACAACGAGGATCGCGCCAAGGCCGAGGCCGAAGAAAGCAACCAGACGTTCACCACCGGATTCTTCCTCATCGCTTCGGGCACCGGCGTTGCCATCCTGCTGGCCGTGCTGTTGTCGTGGAGCGTGGCACGGGGCATCGTGATTCCGCTGAAGGAAGCCGTCGGCCTGGCGGAGGCCGTCGCGCGCGGTGATCTCACCCGCAGCCTGAGCGCCAGCAGCAAGGACGAAGTGGGCGACTTGCTCAGGGCGCTCGCGGCGATGCGCGACAACCTGATCAAGACCCTGACCGGCATGCGCGAGAGCAGCGATTCCGTGGCCACGGCAAGCGCCCAGATCGCCTCGGGCAACGTCGACCTTTCCAGCCGCACGGAGCAGACGGCCGGCAGCCTTCAGCAGACCGCGGCATCGATGGAAGAACTCACGACCACCGTCAAGACGGCGTCCGAAGCCGCGCAGCATGCGAACCAGCTGGCACAGGCCGCATCGCAGGTCGCGGTGCACGGCGGGGAAGTCATCTCGGAAGTGGTGGAGACGATGCGTGACATCCACGGGAGTTCGCAGAAGATCGCCGCCATCATCGGCACGATCGACGGCATCGCTTTCCAGACCAACATCCTGGCACTGAACGCGGCCGTGGAAGCCGCCAGGGCGGGCGAACAGGGACGGGGCTTCGCCGTGGTGGCGAGCGAGGTCCGCAACCTAGCGCAACGCAGCGCGGTCGCGGCCAAGGAAATCAAGACGCTGATCGAAGCATCGGTCGACAAGGTGGGGTCGGGCACCCAACTGGTCAACGATGCGGGCGCGACGATGGGCAAGATCGTCGAGAGCATTCAACGCGTCTCCCACACCGTCAGCGAAATCAGTGCGGGAGCGGTCGAGCAGGCGGCCGGGATCGACCAGATCAACTCGGTGGTGACGCAGCTGGACCAGATGACCCAGGAGAACTCTGCGCTGGTCGAAGAATCGGCTGCCGCCGCGGAAAGCCTCAAAAGCCAGGCGGTGCGGCTGTCTTCGCTCGTCGAGTTCTTCCAGTTGGGGACGGGCTGGCGAGCGGAGCGCGCCGAGACGGAGCTGTCCTCCCGCACGGCGCACGGCGGCGAACGGCGCGCCAAAGAAAAAAGCGCCACGGCCCCTGCTCGGGCGCAGCGCATTTCCAACGGTGCATCAGCCGTGCCGGTGCTTGGCAATACGAAGGGCGGCCAGCGCGAGAACGACAGGGAGTGGGTCACCTTCTGA
- a CDS encoding response regulator transcription factor, whose translation MMENGNFDAGTTADVLIVEDQALVSAGMRSLLQKAAPHYRVHEESSYQGAIARLAAGSFQFVFIDIHLGSEASGLDVLRFVREREMPCHAIMLSGDDDRALVLSCIAQGASGYITKATGDGGVFSAAIQTVLDNGIYLPESILERAPRSETAAGAYGCTAASLGLAPRQREVLYYLCQGLPNKAIANRMGISEGTVRKSYVSELLRFFGVARRTELLIEVSRRRIRIAVPGSEGS comes from the coding sequence ATGATGGAAAACGGAAACTTCGACGCAGGAACAACGGCCGACGTGCTGATCGTCGAGGATCAGGCGCTCGTGAGCGCCGGCATGCGCTCCCTTCTGCAGAAGGCCGCACCGCATTACCGGGTGCACGAGGAATCCTCGTACCAGGGGGCGATTGCTCGCCTGGCGGCCGGCTCGTTCCAGTTCGTCTTCATCGACATCCACCTCGGCTCGGAGGCCTCCGGCCTGGACGTCCTGCGTTTCGTGCGCGAACGCGAAATGCCCTGCCACGCCATCATGCTGTCGGGCGACGACGACCGTGCGCTGGTTCTCTCCTGCATCGCGCAGGGCGCGTCTGGCTACATCACGAAGGCCACCGGAGACGGTGGCGTCTTCTCGGCCGCCATCCAGACGGTTCTCGACAACGGGATCTATCTTCCCGAATCGATCCTCGAGCGCGCTCCCAGGAGCGAGACCGCCGCGGGCGCCTATGGCTGCACCGCCGCATCTCTGGGGCTGGCGCCCAGGCAGCGCGAGGTTCTGTATTACCTGTGCCAGGGCCTGCCCAATAAGGCCATCGCCAACCGCATGGGCATCAGCGAAGGGACGGTCCGAAAAAGCTATGTCTCGGAACTGCTGCGATTCTTCGGCGTGGCCCGGCGCACGGAACTGCTGATCGAGGTGTCTCGCCGGCGCATACGGATTGCCGTGCCGGGCTCGGAGGGTTCATGA
- a CDS encoding hybrid sensor histidine kinase/response regulator, translating into MKAAKAANAAHAAIAGLLRIVFCCALVLACHAASADAGHRVLQVDYLVEDGTPLSLSEVTALPEKAWKRRPWSSASYGFATAPHWFRSDPLTASPGDAGTLMVEVGYPLLDHLDLYVKAGAATSWTRWSLGDRLAFAQRPYNARSFVVPVSVQPGDKVEILARVQTEGAMRFPLGIWQPRQFEKVEHTALLANGIYVGLMGGLFFCHLIIFLVVRERIYLYYVGWILMTAGFVLSYNGIAFQYLWPEATAWNDWSRIVFLLLAAGLFTSFTIQFVSNAAALARRWHWAPVLLAVALAMGASGLPFPQAVRVAFLVQFVAMVVCFGLALGKVRAGHAHVRVFLVTFSGVLIGAVLNTLDMLGITARFGGSIEFEVAPQVGSALAVLLFSAALAHRLLEERRQRAIAAELARTNATLADSMRVQQQRSELLLKIKDRLRTDAERRDQRKSRFLADAIHDLRQPLQVIGNALEPIGEAIQAGRTADALGLAGMASRAAGNMRAQLAAIMDLSRLESGFVKAELSDFDLVALLRDTVEQTRAIAHESGTCVEFDPPPGKPVFVRSDRHFLQRILLNLVSNGVKYRSAEGGRRSHVRLLLTAHGELTRLAIQDNGLGIAEEALRSDIIFRPFVQLNNRHAQAADKGVGLGLSIVSAMLKLLDGHQLSIQSEVGVGSTFTLEIPASVIAPAFDGIALDDFMAGGVEASRGKYVVLIEDDELVRRSLAAVFNAHGVLHEAWGSIEEMRRQLPLTERAPDVLLSDYRLPDGKTALDAIELMRAHWGDVPTLIVTGESLNSYALTSLRGIPICYKPVAPLDLLRRIAASARRAAEPPGAAGDDDQSP; encoded by the coding sequence ATGAAGGCCGCGAAGGCCGCGAACGCCGCTCACGCCGCGATCGCGGGCCTTCTTCGAATCGTCTTCTGCTGCGCGTTGGTGCTTGCCTGCCATGCCGCCTCGGCCGATGCCGGTCACAGGGTGCTGCAGGTGGATTACCTGGTCGAAGACGGCACGCCGCTTTCCTTGTCCGAGGTCACCGCGCTTCCCGAAAAAGCCTGGAAACGCAGGCCCTGGTCATCAGCCAGCTATGGCTTCGCAACAGCGCCCCACTGGTTCAGAAGCGATCCGCTCACCGCGAGCCCCGGCGACGCGGGCACCCTGATGGTGGAGGTGGGGTACCCCCTGCTCGATCATCTCGACCTGTACGTCAAAGCCGGCGCAGCCACGTCCTGGACGCGGTGGAGCCTGGGCGACCGGCTGGCTTTCGCGCAGCGTCCCTACAACGCGCGAAGCTTCGTCGTGCCGGTGTCGGTGCAGCCCGGTGACAAGGTCGAGATTCTTGCGAGGGTGCAGACCGAAGGCGCGATGCGCTTTCCTCTGGGCATCTGGCAACCGCGGCAATTCGAGAAGGTCGAACACACGGCGCTGCTGGCCAACGGCATCTATGTCGGGCTGATGGGCGGGCTGTTCTTCTGCCACCTCATCATCTTCCTGGTCGTGCGCGAGCGCATCTATCTCTACTACGTCGGATGGATCCTGATGACCGCGGGATTTGTCCTCAGCTACAACGGCATCGCGTTCCAGTACCTCTGGCCGGAGGCCACGGCATGGAACGACTGGTCGCGGATCGTCTTTCTCCTGCTCGCGGCCGGGCTCTTCACGTCTTTCACGATTCAATTCGTCAGCAATGCCGCAGCTTTGGCGCGGCGGTGGCACTGGGCGCCGGTGCTGCTGGCGGTTGCCCTGGCCATGGGCGCGAGCGGGCTGCCCTTTCCCCAGGCCGTTCGCGTGGCGTTCCTGGTGCAGTTCGTGGCCATGGTGGTGTGCTTCGGTCTCGCGCTCGGCAAGGTTCGGGCCGGCCATGCCCACGTCCGTGTCTTCCTGGTGACGTTCTCGGGCGTCCTGATCGGCGCCGTCCTCAACACGCTGGATATGTTGGGAATCACCGCCCGTTTCGGAGGCTCCATCGAGTTCGAGGTGGCGCCGCAGGTGGGCTCGGCACTCGCGGTGCTTCTGTTCTCGGCGGCGTTGGCCCACAGGCTGCTCGAAGAGCGCCGCCAGCGCGCCATCGCGGCGGAGCTTGCGCGGACCAACGCGACACTGGCCGACTCCATGCGCGTGCAGCAGCAGCGCTCCGAGCTCCTGCTGAAAATCAAGGACCGTCTGCGCACCGATGCCGAGCGCAGGGACCAGCGAAAATCCCGCTTCCTGGCCGATGCCATCCACGATTTGCGCCAGCCGCTGCAGGTGATCGGGAACGCACTCGAACCCATCGGTGAAGCGATTCAGGCGGGTCGCACGGCCGACGCTCTTGGCCTCGCCGGGATGGCGAGCCGCGCAGCGGGCAACATGCGCGCCCAGCTGGCCGCCATCATGGATCTCTCGCGGCTGGAGTCGGGCTTCGTGAAGGCGGAGCTGTCCGACTTCGACCTGGTGGCGCTGCTCAGGGACACGGTCGAGCAGACCAGGGCCATCGCCCACGAAAGCGGCACCTGCGTCGAATTCGATCCGCCCCCGGGGAAGCCGGTGTTCGTGAGGAGCGACCGCCACTTCCTCCAGCGCATTCTCTTGAATCTCGTCAGCAACGGCGTCAAGTACCGGTCCGCGGAAGGGGGACGCCGCAGCCACGTGCGCCTGCTCCTGACGGCGCACGGCGAGCTCACGCGCCTGGCCATTCAGGACAACGGCCTCGGAATAGCCGAGGAAGCCCTGCGCAGCGACATCATCTTCCGCCCCTTCGTCCAGCTGAACAATCGACATGCGCAGGCGGCCGACAAGGGCGTGGGCCTGGGGCTGTCGATCGTCTCGGCCATGCTGAAACTGCTCGACGGCCATCAGCTTTCGATCCAGTCCGAGGTGGGCGTGGGAAGCACCTTCACGCTGGAGATTCCGGCATCGGTGATCGCACCGGCCTTCGACGGCATTGCGCTCGACGACTTCATGGCCGGCGGCGTCGAAGCGAGCCGCGGCAAGTACGTCGTGCTGATCGAGGACGACGAGTTGGTCAGGCGGTCGCTCGCCGCGGTATTCAATGCGCACGGCGTGTTGCACGAGGCGTGGGGGTCGATCGAGGAGATGAGGCGACAACTGCCGCTGACCGAGCGGGCGCCCGATGTCCTGCTCAGCGACTATCGTTTGCCGGACGGGAAAACCGCCCTCGATGCGATCGAACTGATGCGCGCGCACTGGGGCGATGTGCCCACCCTCATCGTGACCGGCGAGTCGCTGAACTCCTATGCGCTCACGTCCTTGCGCGGGATCCCGATCTGCTACAAGCCCGTGGCGCCTCTGGACCTGCTGCGCCGGATTGCCGCCAGCGCGAGGCGCGCGGCCGAGCCGCCGGGTGCTGCCGGCGACGACGATCAATCGCCGTAG
- a CDS encoding isocitrate lyase/PEP mutase family protein yields the protein MTNHTLKSRLSKPDVVLAPGVYDALSALVAEQAGFEALYLSGASIAYTRLGRSDIGLTTFTEVADTLAHITERVRLPVIVDADTGFGNALNTQRTVRGFERAGAAMIQIEDQTFPKRCGHLDGKAVVPEREMVGKLKAALDARASSDTLILARTDAVAVEGLDAALERAEAYLACGVDALFIEALRSPEQMDAACSRFAHRVPLLANMVEGGKTPIQDADALQRHGFRIAIFPGGTARAVVHTLQGYYASLHRHRTTQPWRSQMLDFDALNEVIGTPELMRVGKSYGD from the coding sequence ATGACGAATCACACCCTCAAGAGCCGCCTGTCGAAGCCCGACGTGGTGCTGGCCCCCGGCGTGTACGACGCGCTGAGCGCGCTGGTGGCCGAGCAGGCGGGCTTCGAGGCGCTGTACCTTTCGGGCGCATCCATCGCCTATACGCGACTCGGCCGGTCCGACATCGGCCTGACGACCTTCACCGAGGTGGCCGACACGCTTGCGCACATCACCGAGCGCGTGCGCCTGCCGGTGATCGTCGATGCCGACACCGGCTTCGGCAATGCGCTGAACACGCAGCGCACCGTGCGCGGTTTCGAACGCGCGGGCGCGGCCATGATCCAGATCGAGGACCAGACCTTCCCCAAGCGCTGCGGGCACCTCGACGGCAAGGCCGTGGTGCCCGAGCGCGAGATGGTCGGAAAGCTCAAGGCCGCGCTCGACGCGCGTGCGTCGAGCGACACGCTGATCCTGGCCCGTACCGACGCGGTGGCGGTGGAGGGCCTGGACGCCGCACTGGAGCGGGCCGAAGCGTACCTCGCATGCGGTGTGGACGCGCTCTTCATCGAGGCATTGCGTTCGCCCGAGCAGATGGATGCGGCCTGCAGCCGCTTCGCGCACCGCGTGCCGCTGCTGGCCAACATGGTCGAAGGCGGCAAGACGCCGATCCAGGATGCGGACGCGCTGCAAAGGCACGGTTTTCGCATCGCCATCTTCCCCGGCGGCACCGCCCGTGCGGTGGTGCACACCCTGCAGGGCTACTACGCGAGCCTGCACCGGCACCGCACCACGCAGCCCTGGCGCTCACAGATGCTGGATTTCGACGCACTCAACGAGGTGATCGGTACGCCGGAACTGATGCGGGTCGGGAAAAGCTACGGCGATTGA
- a CDS encoding FAD-dependent oxidoreductase: protein MTTAPVRTVRRAASLPADAHVSVAVVGGGACGLTAALMLADAGVDCVVLERDAQPGGSTALSSGFIPAPGTRVQRAHGVDDSAARFAADIQAKAHGRAAPVLVDAYAAAIGPALDALQARHGFDWTLLDGFLYPGHSVHRMHTLPQKTGAALMARLQAAAEAAGIPVLTQAVAETLVLDADDRVIGIDYLRPDGRRESLGCDALLLACNGFGGNAQMVRALLPEMAEAAFGGHVGNDGSAILWGQALGARLRDLGGYQGHGSWVTPQGALMSWAVMMEGGVQINREGRRFHDETQGYSEAAVHVLAQPGGVAWNVFDTPLLALARGFPDFCDAEAAGALRRCESVHELAACIGCDDAVLQQTLDTLRGSAPAPDGRVFARGLDAPYFAVKVTGALFHTQGGLDIAADTRVLREDGTPLPNLLAAGGAAGGVSGDAVWGYLSGNGLLSAVAGGFIAARTAAALIRSKETSA, encoded by the coding sequence ATGACGACGGCGCCCGTGCGAACCGTCCGCCGTGCGGCGTCGCTTCCGGCCGACGCGCATGTGTCGGTGGCCGTTGTCGGGGGCGGTGCCTGCGGGCTCACGGCCGCGTTGATGCTGGCGGACGCAGGCGTCGATTGCGTGGTGCTCGAACGCGATGCGCAGCCGGGCGGCTCGACGGCGCTGTCCTCGGGCTTCATTCCCGCGCCGGGCACGCGCGTGCAACGCGCGCACGGTGTCGACGACAGCGCCGCGCGATTCGCCGCCGACATCCAGGCCAAGGCGCACGGCCGCGCCGCGCCGGTGCTGGTCGATGCGTATGCCGCCGCCATCGGCCCGGCGCTCGATGCGCTGCAGGCGCGCCACGGCTTCGACTGGACGCTGCTCGACGGCTTTCTCTACCCCGGCCACAGCGTGCACCGCATGCACACGCTGCCCCAGAAGACCGGCGCCGCGCTGATGGCAAGGCTCCAGGCGGCGGCCGAAGCCGCGGGCATTCCGGTGCTGACGCAGGCCGTGGCCGAGACGCTGGTGCTCGACGCCGACGACCGCGTGATCGGCATCGACTACCTGCGCCCTGACGGCCGGCGCGAGTCGCTCGGCTGCGACGCGCTGCTGCTGGCCTGCAACGGCTTCGGGGGCAATGCACAGATGGTGCGCGCGCTGCTGCCCGAGATGGCCGAAGCCGCATTCGGCGGCCATGTGGGCAACGACGGCAGCGCCATCCTCTGGGGCCAGGCGCTGGGCGCGCGGCTGCGCGACCTGGGCGGCTACCAGGGACACGGCTCCTGGGTCACCCCGCAGGGCGCGCTGATGTCGTGGGCCGTGATGATGGAAGGCGGGGTGCAGATCAACCGCGAGGGTCGGCGCTTTCACGACGAGACGCAGGGCTACTCGGAGGCTGCGGTGCATGTGCTGGCGCAGCCCGGCGGCGTGGCATGGAACGTGTTCGACACACCGCTGCTCGCGCTGGCACGGGGCTTTCCGGATTTCTGCGATGCCGAAGCGGCCGGCGCGTTGCGCCGATGCGAGTCGGTGCACGAACTGGCCGCCTGCATCGGCTGCGACGACGCCGTGCTGCAGCAAACGCTCGACACGCTGCGAGGCAGCGCGCCGGCACCCGATGGACGCGTGTTCGCACGCGGTCTCGACGCCCCGTATTTCGCGGTCAAGGTGACAGGCGCGCTCTTCCACACCCAGGGTGGCCTCGACATTGCCGCCGACACCCGCGTGCTGCGCGAGGACGGCACCCCCCTGCCCAACCTGCTGGCCGCAGGCGGCGCGGCCGGTGGCGTTTCCGGCGACGCGGTGTGGGGCTACCTCTCCGGCAACGGACTGCTGAGCGCCGTGGCCGGTGGCTTCATCGCGGCGCGCACGGCCGCCGCGCTCATTCGATCCAAGGAGACGTCGGCATGA
- a CDS encoding cysteine hydrolase family protein, which translates to MSEGQRIVAANTALVIIDLQNDFLDAKGAYARGGDTNPPALLLPDRVAAVARALKAAGGLVVASQFTLWPDASGEPMVSPHLKALRPYLKKGDFAPGSWGQANVDALTGLIDVTVSKVAYSAFFNTQLDWVLRRAGIDTVAVCGIVTNGGVASTVRDAHMRDYRTLVLADGCAAFGEERHQTALADMRNVAEVTACQPFADSLA; encoded by the coding sequence ATGAGCGAAGGGCAACGCATCGTCGCGGCCAATACGGCGCTGGTCATCATCGATCTGCAGAACGACTTCCTGGACGCGAAGGGCGCTTACGCACGCGGCGGCGACACCAATCCACCCGCCTTGCTGCTGCCCGATCGCGTGGCAGCCGTGGCACGCGCGCTGAAGGCGGCCGGTGGACTGGTCGTCGCGAGCCAGTTCACGCTGTGGCCCGATGCGAGCGGAGAGCCGATGGTGTCGCCGCATCTCAAGGCCCTGCGCCCATACCTGAAGAAGGGCGACTTTGCCCCCGGCAGCTGGGGGCAGGCGAACGTGGATGCGTTAACCGGTCTGATCGACGTGACGGTCAGCAAGGTCGCGTACTCGGCATTCTTCAACACGCAGCTCGACTGGGTGCTGCGCCGCGCGGGCATCGACACGGTGGCCGTATGCGGCATCGTGACCAACGGCGGTGTGGCGAGCACCGTGCGCGACGCCCACATGCGCGACTACCGCACGCTGGTGCTGGCGGACGGCTGCGCGGCCTTCGGCGAGGAGCGCCACCAGACAGCGCTGGCCGACATGCGCAATGTGGCCGAGGTCACGGCGTGCCAACCCTTCGCGGATTCGCTGGCATGA
- a CDS encoding hydantoinase/oxoprolinase family protein — protein MSSPGKSLVVGVDVGGTFTDLFVLDEALGTARIVKVPSTRGEEARGFMNGVARVANSAAAIATIVHGTTVGTNALLERKVARTGIITTRGFRDVLEMRRRDRPQTWGLRGSFLPVVPRDLRREVDERVLADGTLHTAVDLAQVRAEARSLLEAGCEAVCVFFINTYANPENERLAVAAVREIWPNPHVTSASEVLPEIREFERCSTATLNAALQPVVGSYLGRLESDLRAQGFAGELLVVQSNGGVMSRQTASDLPVRTALSGPAAGVIACAAIARAAGFPNAITGDMGGTSFDVSLVANGEAALAAQTAIEFGMVIRSPMIQIETIGAGGGSIASVDASGMLQVGPESAGSVPGPACYGRGNMRPTVTDANVLLGRIAADRPLGGGLLAALDAQKSREAIEVHVARPLGLDVHAAAEAILTLANARMAGAIRLVSIERGHDPRRFAYMPFGGGGALHVCAMMREVGVATGIVPRYPGVTSALGCVIADMRHDAVQTLNTPLADLDVADLRRRIDELAASCQQRLDSSGVRFDEVREVVALDMLYAGQTHTLPVTLADTGKTPLTAASVRAAFEAAYSAAFGRVLDGIAIRVMNLRYARIGVRPKFDLAVLAPEGEGSIAPLGTQRVFHQGQWHDAARYARLELPVGARIDGPAILEQADTTVWLEPGFHAEVDAYGNLLVRPS, from the coding sequence ATGAGTTCCCCTGGCAAATCCCTGGTCGTCGGCGTCGATGTCGGCGGCACCTTCACCGACCTCTTCGTGCTCGACGAAGCCCTCGGCACCGCGCGCATCGTCAAGGTGCCTTCCACGCGTGGCGAGGAAGCGCGCGGCTTCATGAACGGCGTGGCGCGCGTGGCCAATTCGGCCGCGGCCATCGCCACCATCGTGCACGGCACCACGGTCGGCACCAATGCGCTGCTCGAGCGCAAGGTGGCCCGCACCGGCATCATCACCACGCGCGGCTTTCGCGACGTGCTCGAGATGCGCCGCCGCGACCGCCCGCAGACCTGGGGCCTGCGCGGCAGCTTCCTGCCGGTGGTGCCGCGGGACCTGCGCCGCGAGGTCGACGAGCGCGTGCTGGCCGACGGCACGCTGCACACGGCAGTCGACCTGGCGCAGGTGCGCGCCGAAGCGCGTTCGCTGCTCGAAGCCGGCTGCGAGGCGGTTTGCGTGTTCTTCATCAACACCTACGCCAACCCCGAGAACGAGCGCCTCGCGGTGGCGGCGGTGCGCGAGATCTGGCCGAACCCGCACGTCACCTCGGCCAGCGAGGTGTTGCCCGAGATCCGCGAGTTCGAGCGCTGCTCGACCGCCACGCTCAACGCGGCGCTGCAGCCGGTGGTGGGCAGCTACCTCGGACGCCTGGAGAGCGACCTGCGTGCGCAGGGCTTCGCGGGCGAACTGCTGGTGGTGCAAAGCAACGGCGGCGTGATGTCGCGCCAGACCGCGAGCGACCTGCCGGTGCGCACCGCGCTCTCGGGCCCGGCGGCGGGCGTCATCGCCTGCGCGGCAATCGCGCGTGCGGCGGGCTTTCCGAACGCCATCACGGGCGACATGGGCGGCACGTCGTTCGACGTGTCGCTGGTGGCCAACGGCGAGGCCGCGCTGGCGGCGCAGACCGCCATCGAGTTCGGCATGGTGATCCGCTCGCCGATGATCCAGATCGAGACCATCGGCGCCGGCGGCGGCTCCATCGCGTCCGTCGACGCCAGCGGCATGCTCCAGGTCGGGCCGGAGTCGGCGGGCAGCGTGCCCGGGCCGGCATGCTACGGACGCGGCAACATGCGCCCTACGGTGACCGATGCCAACGTGCTGCTCGGGCGCATCGCCGCCGACCGGCCGCTGGGTGGCGGTTTGCTCGCGGCGCTGGATGCGCAGAAGTCGCGCGAGGCCATCGAAGTGCACGTGGCGCGCCCGCTGGGGCTCGACGTGCATGCGGCGGCCGAGGCGATCCTGACTCTGGCCAATGCACGCATGGCCGGCGCGATCCGTCTGGTCTCCATCGAGCGCGGGCACGACCCGCGCCGCTTCGCCTACATGCCCTTTGGCGGCGGCGGAGCGCTGCACGTGTGCGCGATGATGCGTGAAGTGGGCGTGGCCACCGGCATCGTGCCGCGCTATCCCGGTGTCACCTCGGCGCTGGGCTGCGTGATCGCCGACATGCGGCATGACGCGGTGCAGACCCTCAATACGCCGCTGGCCGATCTCGACGTGGCCGACCTGCGGCGCCGCATCGACGAACTGGCCGCCAGCTGCCAGCAGCGGCTGGACTCGTCGGGCGTGCGCTTCGACGAAGTGCGCGAGGTGGTGGCGCTGGACATGCTCTACGCGGGCCAGACGCACACGCTGCCGGTGACGCTGGCCGACACCGGCAAGACGCCGCTGACCGCCGCATCGGTCCGCGCCGCCTTCGAAGCCGCTTACAGCGCCGCCTTCGGCCGCGTGCTCGACGGCATCGCGATCCGCGTGATGAACCTGCGCTATGCGCGCATCGGCGTGCGCCCCAAGTTCGACCTGGCCGTGCTGGCGCCCGAAGGCGAGGGCAGCATTGCGCCGCTGGGCACGCAGCGCGTGTTCCATCAGGGCCAGTGGCACGACGCCGCGCGCTACGCCCGCCTCGAACTGCCGGTGGGCGCGCGCATCGACGGCCCCGCCATCCTGGAGCAGGCCGACACCACCGTCTGGCTGGAGCCGGGCTTCCATGCCGAGGTCGATGCGTACGGCAACCTGCTGGTGAGGCCGTCATGA